A region from the Acyrthosiphon pisum isolate AL4f chromosome A1, pea_aphid_22Mar2018_4r6ur, whole genome shotgun sequence genome encodes:
- the LOC103310628 gene encoding zinc finger MYM-type protein 1-like — protein MSMEDESLDTLHVESPNKSTLSKPIIDTNRDPCQGKENAYYLLSNGFGPYQPKNYDFPKRGGRKFRSEWFISFPWLEYSPSKDPAYCFYCRAFPSNKSDITFISEGFRQWSKACFKSFPKHEQSVPHKESITKIAGYNEAKKSGSIINKVNTQYNQEVAENREYLKCVLETLLFCARQGIAIRGHRENEESQNKGNFQELLNLRSRDNDIIRRYFTEKEKNFRYVSGEYLNEFLGYMANIVIRDIVDNVLIANIFSIIVDETQDLSRHEQVAIILRYVNNDFSPIEAFLGFYKVESTDGLTLSLLIKNVLISNGLQLECLRGQCYDGAASMRGAYKGVQSRIKEENPLALYVHCNAHILNLCLWRGTVKGTRDLVAQCGPLKFTWSSSEGAFMEPSINFCKKARLALTRLSAKDVRLSARNTGV, from the exons ATGTCAATGGAAG atgAATCATTGGATACTTTACATGTAGAAAGTCCCAACAAGTCAACATTAAGTAAACCTATTATTGATACAAATCGTGATCCTTGTCAAGGTAAggaaaatgcatattatttattatcgaaCGGTTTTGGTCCGTATCAAcctaaaaattatgattttccaAAACGTGGAGGTAGAAAGTTTCGATCAGAATGGTTCATATCTTTTCCTTGGCTAGAATACAGTCCTAGTAAAGATCCagcatattgtttttattgtcgTGCCTTCCCATCTAATAAATCagatataacatttattagcGAAGGTTTTCGTCAGTGGTCAAAGGCTTGTTTTAAATCTTTTCCAAAGCATGAACAATCAGTACCACATAAAGAATCTATTACAAAAATAGCTGGATATAACGAAGCTAAAAAATCTGGTAGTATAATCAATaaagttaatacacaatataatcaaGAAGTTGCTGAAAATAGGGAATATTTAAAGTGTGTTTTAGAAACCTTGCTTTTCTGTGCCCGACAAGGTATTGCCATAAGAGGACATAGAGAAAATGAAGAGTCTCAAAATAAAGGCAATTTTCAAGAATTATTAAATCTTCGTTCTagagataatgatattataagacgttattttactgaaaaagaaaaaaactttcGGTATGTGAGTGGTGAATATTTAAATGAGTTTCTTGGATATATGGCTAATATTGTTATCAGAGATATTGTGGATAATGTGTTAATtgctaatatttttagtataattgtTGATGAAACACAAGATTTATCAAGGCACGAACAAGTtgcaattattttaagatatgttaataatgatttttcccCAATTGAAGCTTTTTTAGGATTTTATAAAGTTGAGAGTACTGATGGTTTAACACtttctttattaataaaaaatgttcttatttcTAATGGATTACAGCTTGAGTGTTTAAGAGGACAATGCTACGATGGAGCAGCATCCATGCGAGGTGCTTACAAAGGAGTCCAGTCAAGAATTAAGGAAGAAAATCCTTTGGCTTTATATGTTCACTGTAATGCACACATACTTAACTTATGTCTT TGGAGAGGTACAGTAAAAGGAACTCGAGACCTTGTGGCCCAATGTGGACCTTTAAAGTTTACTTGGTCGAGCAGTGAAGGGGCATTTATGGAACCATCAATTAACTTTTGTAAAAAGGCCAGGTTAGCTTTAACGCGTCTATCTGCTAAAGATGTAAGGCTAAGTGCGCGCAATACTGGAGTATAG